A stretch of the Cryptosporangium phraense genome encodes the following:
- a CDS encoding thiol-disulfide oxidoreductase DCC family protein: protein MTPTFVYDGDCAFCSTCARFIERRIPTSADVVAWQRTDLDALGLSVEDAETAVQWVGPDRRAAGPDAIAALLIDAGSFWRPAGRVLRLMPISALAWPLYRWVARNRDKLPGGSATCALPQAERDKLAN, encoded by the coding sequence GTGACTCCCACCTTCGTCTACGACGGCGACTGCGCTTTCTGCTCTACGTGCGCGCGGTTCATCGAGCGCCGGATTCCGACGTCGGCCGACGTCGTGGCCTGGCAGCGCACCGATCTGGACGCGCTCGGGCTGAGCGTCGAGGACGCCGAGACCGCGGTGCAGTGGGTCGGTCCCGACCGGCGGGCGGCGGGCCCGGACGCGATCGCCGCGCTGCTGATCGACGCGGGCTCGTTCTGGCGGCCGGCCGGCCGGGTGCTGCGGCTGATGCCGATCAGCGCGCTGGCCTGGCCGCTCTACCGGTGGGTGGCCCGCAACCGCGACAAGCTCCCCGGCGGGAGCGCGACCTGCGCGCTCCCGCAGGCCGAGCGGGACAAGCTCGCGAATTAG
- a CDS encoding MFS transporter permease, with the protein MIERWCFAPVALGRIAVLRTLAYLFVPLDVFLITPWALAHRDVPPALYQPLRVARVLDLPSPTHALIVVLCVALVGTALAAATGRAPRVLGTLVAVLYLAWMLVAMSYGKVDHDRVSYLVLLAVLPTVGPARWGDRTLSARAGWAVKATAIAVVCTYFLASWAKFRFGGIDWLTGATYTKAVLRRGTIFSDWTVHVPYLLVLAQIGTIVFELGSPVLLFLRGRWLTYGVLFLFGFHAMVYAGLTIAFWPHLVALAALLPLENLRVPRRSREPAPT; encoded by the coding sequence GTGATCGAGCGCTGGTGCTTCGCGCCGGTGGCGCTCGGTCGGATCGCGGTCCTGCGGACGCTCGCCTACCTGTTCGTTCCTCTGGACGTCTTCCTGATCACGCCGTGGGCGCTGGCGCACCGGGACGTTCCCCCGGCGCTGTACCAGCCGCTGCGGGTCGCACGGGTGCTCGACCTACCCTCGCCCACCCACGCGCTGATCGTGGTGCTGTGCGTGGCACTGGTGGGCACCGCGCTGGCCGCCGCCACCGGGCGGGCCCCGCGGGTGCTCGGGACGCTCGTCGCGGTGCTGTACCTGGCCTGGATGCTCGTCGCGATGTCGTACGGGAAGGTCGACCACGACCGGGTGTCGTACCTGGTGTTGCTGGCCGTGCTGCCGACGGTCGGGCCGGCCCGGTGGGGCGACCGGACGCTCTCGGCCAGGGCCGGCTGGGCGGTCAAGGCGACCGCGATCGCGGTCGTCTGCACGTACTTCCTCGCGTCCTGGGCGAAGTTCCGGTTCGGCGGCATCGACTGGCTCACCGGAGCGACGTACACGAAGGCCGTGTTGCGCCGGGGGACGATCTTCTCGGACTGGACCGTGCACGTGCCGTACCTGCTGGTGCTCGCCCAGATCGGCACGATCGTGTTCGAGCTGGGCAGCCCGGTGCTGCTGTTCCTGCGCGGGCGCTGGCTCACCTACGGGGTGCTGTTCCTGTTCGGGTTCCACGCGATGGTCTACGCCGGCCTGACGATCGCGTTCTGGCCCCACCTGGTCGCTCTGGCCGCGCTGCTGCCGCTGGAGAACCTCCGCGTGCCGCGCCGCTCCCGCGAGCCCGCGCCGACCTAA
- a CDS encoding MaoC family dehydratase, whose product MQFGRYYEEFEVGAVYKHWPGKTVTEYDDHLFCLITMNHHPLHLDANYAEETTDFKRNVVVGNYVYSLLLGMSVADVSGKAIANLEVESLRHIAPTFHGDTIYGETEVLDKTPSKSKDDRGVVYVETKGYKQDGTVVCVFRRKVMVPKRSYGDARGGEQPGRPTPKA is encoded by the coding sequence ATGCAGTTCGGGCGTTACTACGAGGAGTTCGAGGTCGGCGCGGTCTACAAGCACTGGCCCGGCAAAACGGTCACCGAGTACGACGACCACCTGTTCTGCCTGATCACGATGAACCACCACCCGCTGCACCTCGACGCGAACTACGCCGAGGAGACGACCGACTTCAAGCGCAACGTCGTCGTGGGCAACTACGTCTACTCGCTGCTGCTCGGCATGTCGGTGGCCGACGTCTCCGGCAAGGCGATCGCGAACCTCGAGGTCGAGTCGCTCCGGCACATCGCGCCGACGTTCCACGGCGACACGATCTACGGCGAGACCGAGGTACTCGACAAGACGCCCTCGAAGTCGAAGGACGACCGGGGCGTGGTCTACGTCGAGACCAAGGGCTACAAGCAGGACGGGACCGTCGTCTGCGTCTTCCGTCGGAAGGTGATGGTCCCGAAGCGGTCCTACGGCGATGCCCGCGGAGGAGAGCAGCCGGGAAGGCCGACGCCGAAGGCGTAG
- a CDS encoding TrmH family RNA methyltransferase, with protein MDDEVELPVGVGPWEGPWPSDSRYDPELLAAGDRRNVVDRYRYWRRDAIVADLDRVRHPFHVAIENWQHDFNIGTVVRTANAFLAREVHIVGRRRWNRRGAMVTDRYQHIRHHADVDELLAWAADSRLPVIGIDNLPGAVPLETVELPRACVLLFGQEGPGLSDSARAGLDLVCSIAQFGSTRSINAGVASGIAMHAWIRRYAV; from the coding sequence GTGGACGACGAGGTCGAGCTGCCGGTCGGAGTGGGCCCGTGGGAGGGTCCGTGGCCTTCCGATTCCCGCTACGACCCCGAGTTGCTGGCCGCCGGCGACCGGCGGAACGTCGTCGACCGCTACCGGTACTGGCGGCGGGACGCGATCGTCGCGGACCTCGACCGCGTCCGGCACCCGTTCCACGTCGCCATCGAGAACTGGCAACACGACTTCAACATCGGGACCGTGGTCCGGACCGCGAACGCGTTCCTGGCTCGCGAGGTGCACATCGTCGGCCGGCGGCGGTGGAACCGCCGCGGTGCGATGGTGACCGACCGTTATCAACACATCCGTCACCATGCGGACGTCGACGAGCTGCTCGCCTGGGCGGCTGACTCGCGGTTGCCGGTGATCGGCATCGACAACCTGCCCGGCGCCGTGCCGCTGGAGACCGTCGAGCTGCCCCGGGCCTGCGTACTGCTGTTCGGCCAGGAAGGGCCGGGGCTGTCGGACAGCGCGCGAGCCGGGCTCGACCTGGTGTGCTCGATCGCGCAGTTCGGCTCGACCCGCTCGATCAACGCCGGAGTCGCGTCCGGGATCGCGATGCACGCCTGGATCCGCCGCTACGCCGTTTAG